The following coding sequences lie in one Maniola jurtina chromosome 11, ilManJurt1.1, whole genome shotgun sequence genomic window:
- the LOC123869343 gene encoding TBC1 domain family member 23, with protein sequence MTAEEDDSTWLIELESGLLDGCTPREINAITKGKRIPESLRPDVWLVCLNCQDTGNQLLLFDEIFDLTNQNELRDDVKKFATRLDNDDDEKLSVISDIESIITFHCKSKSITYASNNGWIEILFPLLSLKLNKADTYNLFEKILKLYIPNGCVSNGVPFHILRLIIQYHDPELCSFLDTKRITPEQYCMPWLRSLFSGTCNLEVVLFMWDLYFQRSDPFFIFFLCLIMIINAREHLLQMKNEDKASIIQTLRKMPGDLDANDVSDFCSLAHYYSLKTPVSFREDVLEVLFSESGLEINSKLYSQALCLPVAVHELIESATVDSADVDAVKFFLVDCRPAEQYNSGHLSTAFHLDCNLMLQEPNAFNTAVQGLLNAQRQALAAGSLAAGEHLCFVSSGRTEEDSYAHMVVASFLKRNTKHVSMLDGGFVAIHDYFGPHMTDCLEEHNTSMCLVCAPNNNNTGVIPSVNKPRDNIPSIQLFSKLSSAMKAKSQEVKGKLIEYIVNPNSTVNNGDWHVSANDRKENRYRNVPPVFSINDEDEDSHSDFRRDVSNTEFLDEIVEVETFLKGQSIVDNFPCQEVLSNGYMFESYLVVTESHLIILREIPNKKGLAKVLSRRPLSTIVKITAKKRHPELITFKYGIPDGDNLLIKDMDRFLIPNAAVATKVVSNQIVSQLDSKLQ encoded by the exons ATGACTGCTGAAGAAGATGATAGCACCTG GTTGATTGAGCTGGAATCTGGTCTTCTAGATGGGTGCACTCCACGAGAAATAAATGCAATTACTAAAGGAAAAAGGATACCGGAAAGCTTAAGGCCTGATGTCTGGTTAGTCTGCCTCAACTGTCAGGATACTGGTAATCAGTTGCTTCTGTTCGatgaaatatttgatttaaCTAATCAGAATGAATTAAGAGATGATGTTAAAAAGTTTGCAACAAgacttgataatgatgatgatgagaaacTATCAGTTATTTCTGACATTGAATCTATTATTACATTTCACTGTAAATCAAAATCTATCACATACGCTTCTAATAATGGCTGGATTGAAATATTGTTTCCATTGCTGAGCTTGAAATTGAACAAGGCtgatacatataatttatttgaaaagatTCTAAAATTGTACATTCCGAACGGATGTGTATCTAATGGAGTACCGTTCCATATATTACGATTGATAATTCAGTACCATGACCCAGAGCTTTGTTCATTTTTAGACACCAAAAGAATAACACCTGAACAGTATTGCATGCCTTGGCTTAGGTCACTATTTTCTGGTACATGCAATTTGGAGGTGGTGCTTTTTATGTGGGACTTGTATTTCCAGAGATCGGAtccattttttatatttttcctctgtcttattatgattataaatgcgagagagCATCTTTTGCAAATGAAAAACGAAGATAAGGCGTCAATTATTCAAACACTGCGTAAAATGCCAGGGGACCTTGATGCTAATGATGTGTCCGATTTCTGTTCATTAGCTCATTACTACTCATTAAAAACACCAGTGTCTTTCCGTGAAGATGTGCTAGAAGTGTTATTCTCAGAGAGTGGGTTGGAAATAAACTCCAAATTGTATTCCCAAGCCCTTTGTCTTCCTGTAGCTGTCCACGAGTTGATTGAAAGTGCAACTGTTGATTCAGCAGATGTGGATGCTGTTAAGTTCTTTTTGGTTGACTGTCGTCCGGCTGAACAATATAATTCTGGGCACTTGTCTACTGCCTTCCATCTAGACTGTAATTTGATGTTACAAGAGCCTAATGCTTTTAATACAGCTGTTCAAGGATTGTTAAATGCTCAACGCCAGGCTTTAGCTGCGGGCTCTCTTGCTGCCGGTGAACATTTATGTTTCGTCAGTTCTGGCAGAACAGAAGAGGATAGCTATGCACACATGGTAGTTGCATCATTCTTAAAAAGGAATACTAAGCATGTATCAATGTTGGATGGTGGGTTTGTAGCAATACACGATTACTTTGGGCCTCATATGACTGATTGTTTAGAAGAACATAATACCTCAATGTGTTTGGTTTGTGCACCTAACAACAACAACACAGGAGTAATCCCATCAGTTAACAAACCTAGAGATAACATACCATCTATACAATTGTTTAGTAAACTGTCTTCAGCTATGAAGGCTAAGAGCCAGGAAGTTAAGGGGAAATTGATCGAATACATAGTTAATCctaattccacagtcaataacGGTGACTGGCATGTGTCAGCGAATGACAGAAAAGAAAATAGATACAGGAATGTACCTCCTGTTTTTAGTATTAACGATGAAGATGAGGATTCACATTCTGATTTTCGCCGCGATGTTTCGAACACAGAATTTCTTGATGAAATTGTCGAAGTTGAAACATTCCTCAAAGGACAGAGTATTGTTGATAACTTTCCATGTCAGGAAGTTTTATCGAACGGGTACATGTTTGAATCTTATTTAGTAGTTACCGAATCCCATTTGATAATATTACGGGAAATACCAAATAAAAAAGGGCTAGCTAAAGTTTTGTCAAGAAGGCCTCTCTCCACGATAGTAAAAATCACAGCCAAGAAGAGGCATCCAGaactaataacttttaaatatgGAATACCAGATGGTGATAATTTGTTGATAAAAGATATGGACCGCTTCCTCATTCCAAATGCTGCTGTAGCCACTAAAGTTGTTTCTAATCAAATTGTTTCACAACTTGATAGTAAATTGCAATAA
- the LOC123869357 gene encoding UDP-galactose transporter senju produces MEEWRKLFPNKEAFIVFFLYIILFVFQGVFITASKTENGVYDYNTTLVVFLSELLKLFISGVLYTYKKKNKPNIFRAVVINYKLALYYFIPSLLYCFYNNLAFINLSHYDPTSYYILLQFRVVLTALIFQVLFKKKLTFIQWISLGILTLGCMIKNFDAATMSGKEESDLWSQIFNIYFLSINFQNFCSCLAGTYNEYLLKTKGSHVDIFLQNVYMYLDSVVCNFFILMYKGELSSVFSDFQSLGDIFVILITVNSAIVGIVTSFFLKNLNSILKTYASALELIITAVVCYIIFKIIITWYTIISICLVSIAVAMYMKNPVNNVTPNAEDKKPLINVVVE; encoded by the exons ATGGAAGAATGGAGAAAATTATTTCCCAATAAAGAAGCTTTTATagtattctttttatatataatactgTTTGTATTCCAAG gtGTTTTTATAACAGCAtcaaaaactgaaaatggaGTGTATGACTACAACACTACACTTGTTGTATTTCTTTCCGAATTACTGAAGCTTTTTATATCCGGTGTTTTGTACACATACAAAAAGAA gaataaaccaaacatttttcGAGCAGTTGTTATAAACTACAAGTTGGCATTGTATTACTTCATCCCATCACTGTTGTATTGTTTTTACAACAATTTAGCTTTCATTAACTTGTCACATTATGATCCAACATCTTATTACATTCTCCTGCAATTTAGAGTGGTTCTGACAGCACTCATTTTtcag gtttTGTTTAAAAAGAAGCTTACCTTTATTCAGTGGATCTCACTTGGTATACTTACATTGGGATGTATGATTAAGAATTTCGATGCTGCCACTATGTCAGGAAAAGAAGAGTCGGATCTCTGGTCACAAATATTCAACATATACTTTTTGTCAATCAACTTTCAAAACTTTTGCTCTTGCTTAGCTGGTACCTACAATGAGTATCTGCTAAAAACGAAGGGATCCCATGTAGACATCTTCCTTCAAAATGTCTATATGTATTTAGATTCAGTTGTATGCAACttctttattttaatgtacAAAGGTGAACTGAGCTCAGTATTTAGTGATTTCCAATCCCTAGGTGATATATTCGTAATACTCATCACTGTCAACAGTGCCATAGTAGGAATAGTAACTAGTTTCtttctaaaaaatttaaattcaatccTAAAAACATATGCCAGCGCTTTAGAGTTAATCATAACAGCTGTggtatgttatattattttcaaaataattattacatggTATACAATTATATCAATATGCTTAGTTAGCATTGCAGTTGCAATGTATATGAAAAATCCTGTTAATAATGTAACACCAAATGCAGAAGATAAAAAACCTCTTATAAATGTAGTAGTAGAATAG
- the LOC123869353 gene encoding 5'-AMP-activated protein kinase subunit beta-1 — translation MGNAGSNQPKEWHKDHATKQPDVGSSSPVKEGEAFTFDKKIDDDRSAREDDNNIEDGAPYYTKAVPEHDVEEPVMRERSNTLTEEKVAEDVKVLPTVFKWDGGGKQVFISGTFTDWKTIPMVKSHGDFVTIIDLPEGEHQYKYFVDGEWRHDPTVKLVDNGMGSKNNLVTVKMSDFEVFQALAKDSEGVRSGAQTEYSQEIPQSKPWEKVYGPPILPPHLLQVILNKDTPLSCEPTLLPEPNHVMLNHLYALSIKDGVMVLSATHRYRKKYVTTLLYKPI, via the exons ATGGGGAACGCTGGGAGCAATCAACCAAAAGAGTGGCACAAGGACCATGCAACGAAACAGCCTGATGTAGGTTCTTCTTCACCTGTTAAAGAAGGGGAAGCTTTTACTTTTGACAAGAAAATAGATGATGATCGAAGTGCACGAGAGGATGACAATAACATTGAGGATGGAGCTCCCTACTATACAAAAGCCGTGCCCGAACACGATGTGGAGGAACCTGTAATGCGAGAGAGATCTAACACACTGACAGAGGAAAAAGTAGCTGAAGATGTAAAGGTGTTACCAACAGTATTTAAATGGGATGGAGGTGGTAAACAG GTTTTCATTAGTGGTACTTTCACTGACTGGAAAACTATTCCTATGGTTAAATCTCATGGTGACTTTGTAACTATAATAGATCTGCCTGAAGGAGAACAtcaatacaaatattttgttGATGGGGAGTGGCGACATGATCCCACTGTG AAACTTGTAGACAATGGCATGGGGTCTAAGAATAACTTAGTCACAGTAAAAATGTCCGACTTTGAGGTCTTTCAAGCACTAGCGAAAGACAGTGAGGGAGTTCGTAGTGGTGCACAAACTGAATATTCTcag gaAATACCACAATCAAAACCATGGGAGAAAGTATACGGACCCCCTATTTTGCCACCACATCTTTTGCAAGTTATACTGAACAAAGACACTCCATTATCT tGTGAACCTACCTTACTGCCAGAACCAAACCATGTGATGTTAAACCATTTGTATGCCTTATCAATCAAAGATGGTGTTATGGTGCTCTCTGCAACACATAGGTATAGAAAGAAGTATGTTACCACTCTACTCTACAAGCCTATATAA